The Oscillatoria salina IIICB1 genome contains the following window.
AATAGTATCTATGAAGTACCGCTAATTTTAGAGAAAGAAGGACTAGCCCAACAAACCCTAGAATTATTGCAACTCGAACAAAGACAACCAGAATTAGAAAAATGGGCTACCTTAGTCGAAAGATTGTATCGTCCTAGCAGTGAAGTAGAAGTAGCGATCGTCGGTAAATACGTGAGATTAACCGATGCTTATCTTTCCGTAGTCGAAGCCTTACGTCACGCCGCGATCGCTGTCGGTAGTAATGTTAACATTCGCTGGGTTAGTGCAGAAGATATCGAACGCGACGGTGCAGCCAAACATCTTCAAGGCGTTAGCGGTATTGTCGTTCCTGGAGGTTTTGGCGTGCGTGGGGTAGAAGGTAAAGTAATTGCCGTAGAATATGCCCGTAGCCAAAAAATGCCTTTCCTCGGCTTATGTTTGGGAATGCAATGTTCGGTAATCGAATGGGCGACTAATGTAGCTTGTTTAGAAAAAGCCAATAGTGCCGAATTTGACCCCGAAACCCCCAATCCCGTCATTAACCTTTTACCAGAACAGCAGGATGTAGTCGATTTAGGTGGGACAATGCGTTTAGGCTTATATCCTTGTCGTCTAGCAGAAAACACCCTCGCTCACTCACTCTATCAACAAGAAGTAATTTACGAACGTCACCGTCATCGATATGAATTTAACAACGCCTACCGTAGCTTGTTTATCGAAACAGGTTATTTAATTAGTGGGACATCTCCCGACGGACGTTTAGTAGAAATCATCGAACTGAAAGAACATCCATTTTTCATTGCTACCCAGTTCCATCCTGAATTTCATTCACGTCCAAGTAATCCTCATCCGTTATTTTTAGGCTTCGTCAAAGCAACTTTAGCCAAAGCTTCAGCTAATCAAGGGAGTTCCCAAACAAACCCAAGTAGCATTAATGTTTCCGAGGAAAAAACTAACCAGCAACGAGAAACAGCCGACATTTCTTAGTGACTGAGAGAGAAGACTCGAATAGCTGTAACCTTGATTGTCAGTAAAGTTAAGAGCAAGATCGAGTATTTCCAGGGGGGAAAGTTTATACTGAGATCTTGGAGTAATCATCATCCCCTAGGGATTAAAACTGAGTAGTAGTTTCCTCTTCGGTAGCGATCGCCGATGTAACCTCTAACTTATACCCCCTGGGATTTCGGA
Protein-coding sequences here:
- a CDS encoding CTP synthase — encoded protein: MSKFVFVTGGVVSSIGKGIVAASLGRLLKSRDYSVSILKLDPYINVDPGTMSPFQHGEVFVTEDGAETDLDLGHYERFTDTSMSRLNSVTQGSIYQAVLNKERRGDYQGGTVQVIPHITNEIKERIHRVARNTNPDVVITEIGGTVGDIESQPFLEAIRQFRKDVGRANVLYIHVTLIPWIPSAGEMKTKPTQHSVKELRSIGIQPDVLVCRSDRPLQPGIKEKLSEFCDVPTESVITAQDANSIYEVPLILEKEGLAQQTLELLQLEQRQPELEKWATLVERLYRPSSEVEVAIVGKYVRLTDAYLSVVEALRHAAIAVGSNVNIRWVSAEDIERDGAAKHLQGVSGIVVPGGFGVRGVEGKVIAVEYARSQKMPFLGLCLGMQCSVIEWATNVACLEKANSAEFDPETPNPVINLLPEQQDVVDLGGTMRLGLYPCRLAENTLAHSLYQQEVIYERHRHRYEFNNAYRSLFIETGYLISGTSPDGRLVEIIELKEHPFFIATQFHPEFHSRPSNPHPLFLGFVKATLAKASANQGSSQTNPSSINVSEEKTNQQRETADIS